One genomic region from Leifsonia poae encodes:
- a CDS encoding FUSC family protein — MLLAVVISIILAWALKLTPGTANQVPITAMLVLSVGASTPDYAAARIIETIIGAIIGVVVNIVIVPPVLLAPAHTSVLRLANEIAATLERLATALVVNQTTAGLNELLLEARLLRPMEKKADAALVQGRESLTLNPRQSKHRRVLEHDDELFARLRPLITRALGMTRAFHDHYDDSLAAEPTIRAIADELERSAHDLRLLARDPDAPQPEPDTRTAGIPVLTAPLVISTPDPRHWVLLGSLMEDLRRIHDEITGEDSV; from the coding sequence GTGCTGCTGGCCGTGGTGATCTCCATCATCCTGGCCTGGGCTCTCAAGCTCACACCGGGAACGGCGAACCAGGTGCCGATCACGGCCATGCTGGTGCTCTCGGTGGGGGCGTCCACGCCCGACTATGCCGCCGCGCGCATCATCGAGACGATCATCGGCGCGATCATCGGCGTCGTCGTCAACATCGTGATCGTCCCGCCCGTGCTCTTGGCTCCCGCCCACACCTCCGTCCTCCGTCTCGCCAACGAGATCGCGGCGACGCTGGAGCGTCTCGCCACTGCCCTCGTGGTGAATCAGACGACAGCCGGGCTCAACGAGCTCCTGCTGGAGGCTCGCCTGCTGCGGCCGATGGAGAAGAAGGCCGACGCGGCTCTCGTGCAGGGCCGCGAAAGCCTCACCCTCAATCCTCGACAATCGAAGCATCGGCGCGTGCTCGAGCACGACGACGAACTCTTCGCCCGCCTACGCCCCCTGATCACCAGGGCCCTCGGCATGACACGGGCATTCCACGACCACTACGACGACAGCCTGGCTGCCGAGCCGACCATCCGCGCGATCGCCGATGAGCTCGAACGCTCGGCGCACGACCTGCGGCTCCTCGCCCGCGACCCGGATGCGCCGCAGCCCGAACCGGACACCCGCACGGCTGGCATCCCAGTGCTCACGGCTCCGCTGGTGATCAGTACTCCCGACCCCCGGCACTGGGTGCTGCTCGGCTCCCTCATGGAGGATCTTCGCCGGATCCACGACGAGATCACCGGCGAGGATTCCGTCTGA
- a CDS encoding aromatic acid exporter family protein codes for MPLRLPANIRTSTRVPFLQVAKTAIAMILAWVTASVFVPGNLPVFATIAALLVVQPSVNQSVGRAIERSLGVIVGF; via the coding sequence GTGCCTCTTCGACTCCCCGCGAACATCCGGACGTCCACACGCGTCCCGTTCCTGCAGGTGGCGAAGACCGCGATCGCGATGATCCTCGCCTGGGTGACAGCGAGCGTCTTCGTTCCGGGCAATCTTCCCGTCTTCGCCACGATCGCGGCCCTGCTCGTCGTTCAGCCGAGTGTGAACCAGTCGGTCGGCCGGGCGATAGAGCGCAGTCTCGGCGTGATCGTCGGGTTCTGA
- a CDS encoding glycoside hydrolase family 3 N-terminal domain-containing protein, translating to MTGRPSRRLLGRVIAAAGLVALVAGCGTGCAEQTPRSTSASTAAASVTPTPTVDPLTAFVDARLESMTLRQKVASLLMLHQPGTDGAALRSFVDRYGVGGMILMGDNVPPTPAALAAETAAMVSDPALPPLIAIDEEGGDVTRLPWDDLPGAESLRVQPPEATEQAFSRRAALLAQVGVTVNFGTVADVTADPASFIFDRVLGTDPASASAHVAASVTGERGTVFSTLKHFPGHGETEADSHDSVPTTPVTLDQWRAKDAPSFVSGIKAGAELVMFGHLVYSAVDSAPASLSPAWHRILTEQLGFQGVTITDDMRMLQDTGLAEYQNPAENAVRALAAGNTMLLFVLPADPAAAGMDPDALVDAVVAAVQQGRISPAQIDADARKLLALRHSLAAKQ from the coding sequence GTGACGGGACGACCGTCCCGGCGCCTTCTCGGGCGCGTCATCGCAGCCGCAGGGCTCGTCGCGCTGGTGGCCGGATGCGGCACCGGATGCGCGGAGCAGACCCCTCGCTCCACCTCTGCTTCGACAGCGGCGGCATCGGTGACCCCGACACCGACCGTGGATCCGCTCACCGCCTTCGTCGATGCCCGTCTGGAGTCGATGACGCTGCGCCAGAAGGTGGCGAGCCTCTTGATGCTGCACCAGCCGGGCACCGACGGCGCCGCGCTGCGATCATTCGTCGACCGGTACGGGGTTGGCGGCATGATTCTGATGGGGGACAACGTTCCACCGACACCGGCCGCCCTCGCGGCCGAGACAGCGGCCATGGTGTCAGATCCCGCGCTTCCGCCGCTGATCGCGATCGACGAAGAGGGCGGGGATGTCACACGTCTGCCGTGGGATGACCTTCCGGGGGCGGAGTCGCTGCGGGTCCAGCCGCCGGAAGCGACGGAGCAGGCCTTCTCCCGCCGGGCCGCCTTGCTCGCTCAGGTCGGTGTCACGGTGAACTTCGGGACCGTGGCCGATGTGACGGCGGATCCGGCATCGTTCATCTTCGATCGCGTGCTCGGGACGGACCCCGCTTCGGCGTCCGCGCATGTCGCGGCATCGGTGACGGGGGAGCGCGGCACCGTGTTCTCCACGCTCAAACATTTTCCGGGTCACGGCGAGACCGAGGCGGATTCCCACGACAGTGTTCCCACCACACCGGTCACGCTCGACCAGTGGCGGGCGAAGGATGCGCCGTCGTTCGTCTCGGGGATCAAGGCGGGCGCTGAGCTCGTGATGTTCGGACATCTCGTGTACAGCGCGGTCGATTCCGCGCCGGCCTCGCTCTCTCCCGCCTGGCACCGCATCCTGACGGAGCAGCTCGGATTTCAGGGTGTGACGATCACCGACGATATGCGCATGCTGCAGGACACCGGTCTGGCCGAGTATCAGAACCCGGCGGAGAACGCCGTGCGGGCCCTGGCGGCGGGCAATACGATGCTGCTCTTCGTGCTGCCGGCCGATCCGGCCGCTGCGGGTATGGATCCGGATGCATTGGTCGATGCTGTCGTCGCGGCCGTGCAGCAGGGACGCATCAGCCCGGCGCAGATCGACGCCGACGCCCGCAAGCTCCTCGCGTTGCGACACTCGCTCGCTGCAAAACAGTGA
- a CDS encoding ABC transporter ATP-binding protein, whose protein sequence is MIEFRSVTKQFPDGTLAVDDFSLVIPSREITVLVGSSGSGKTTILRMINRMVDPTSGTVEIDGEDVMSLKPVQLRRSIGYVMQNSGLLPHRKIVDNIATVPLLRGVTKKDARARALELMDTVGLERSLADKYPSQLSGGQQQRVGVARGLAVDPNILLMDEPFGAVDPIVRDELQNELLHLQRELDKTVVFVTHDIDEAFRIGTQVVIFRKGGIVAQRGTPAEILANPADEFVASFVGVERGKRALHIQRTPTGDVLVDSEGRAAGVLAGAASEARATTVPVVGAPAQGEEAS, encoded by the coding sequence ATGATCGAGTTCCGCTCGGTGACGAAGCAGTTCCCCGACGGTACGCTCGCGGTTGATGACTTCTCCCTCGTCATCCCGTCGCGCGAGATCACCGTGCTCGTCGGTTCGTCCGGCAGCGGCAAGACGACCATCCTGCGCATGATCAACCGGATGGTCGATCCGACGAGTGGAACCGTGGAGATCGACGGCGAAGACGTCATGTCCCTCAAACCGGTTCAGCTGCGTCGCAGCATCGGCTACGTCATGCAGAACTCGGGCCTGCTCCCGCACCGCAAGATCGTCGACAACATCGCCACCGTGCCGCTGCTGCGCGGCGTGACGAAGAAGGATGCGCGTGCGCGCGCGCTGGAGCTGATGGACACGGTCGGCCTGGAACGCTCGCTGGCCGACAAGTATCCGAGCCAGCTCTCCGGCGGCCAGCAGCAGCGGGTGGGAGTGGCACGTGGGCTCGCGGTCGACCCGAACATCCTGCTGATGGATGAGCCGTTCGGCGCCGTCGATCCGATCGTGCGCGACGAATTGCAGAACGAGCTGCTGCACCTGCAGCGCGAGCTCGACAAGACAGTGGTTTTCGTGACGCACGATATCGACGAGGCCTTCCGGATCGGCACCCAGGTCGTCATCTTCCGCAAGGGCGGGATCGTCGCGCAGCGGGGCACGCCGGCCGAGATCCTCGCGAACCCGGCCGATGAGTTCGTCGCATCGTTCGTGGGCGTCGAACGGGGAAAGCGCGCCCTGCACATCCAGCGCACTCCGACGGGCGATGTGCTCGTCGACAGTGAGGGCCGGGCGGCGGGCGTACTCGCCGGTGCCGCCAGCGAGGCAAGGGCCACGACCGTTCCGGTCGTGGGTGCTCCGGCGCAGGGTGAGGAAGCGTCGTGA
- a CDS encoding ABC transporter substrate-binding protein, protein MFGSKRGRIAAGAIAAGALLALSACSSGGGALSGNTSSSSSDTITIGSAAFGESEILMEIYAQALEANGVKVTTKPSIGQRDVYLAALKDGSIDLVPEYSGNLLQFYDKSSTASSSDDVYAALNDALPKGFEVLDQSSAQDADSYNVTKAFSDKWGVTSLSDLSKVTEPLTVGANPEFATRPYGIPGLKSAYGVTATLKPISDSGGPLTVAALKNGDVQLADIYTTTPAIKDNDFVTLKDPKNLIAAQNIVPLINTAKASSTVKDVLNKVSAALTTEDLIELNGENQGANKTQPDVLAKEWLSKHDIKK, encoded by the coding sequence ATGTTCGGATCCAAGAGAGGCCGCATCGCGGCCGGCGCGATCGCGGCGGGAGCCCTCCTGGCTCTCAGCGCGTGCTCGTCCGGCGGCGGCGCGCTCAGCGGAAACACCAGCTCGTCGTCCAGCGACACCATCACCATCGGCTCCGCCGCGTTCGGCGAGTCCGAGATCCTGATGGAGATCTACGCACAGGCACTGGAGGCCAACGGTGTGAAGGTCACCACGAAGCCGAGCATCGGTCAGCGCGACGTCTACCTCGCAGCGCTGAAAGACGGCTCGATCGATCTGGTTCCGGAGTACAGCGGCAACCTGCTCCAGTTCTACGACAAGAGCAGCACCGCATCGTCGAGCGACGACGTCTACGCCGCGCTCAACGACGCGCTGCCGAAGGGCTTCGAGGTGCTCGACCAGTCAAGCGCGCAAGATGCCGACTCCTACAATGTCACCAAAGCCTTCTCCGACAAATGGGGTGTCACGAGCCTCTCTGACCTGTCGAAGGTCACCGAGCCGCTGACGGTGGGCGCCAACCCGGAGTTCGCGACGCGGCCCTACGGTATTCCGGGGCTGAAGAGCGCCTACGGTGTGACCGCGACCCTCAAGCCGATCAGCGACAGCGGCGGTCCGCTCACCGTGGCGGCGCTCAAGAACGGCGACGTGCAGCTGGCCGACATCTACACGACGACGCCCGCCATCAAGGACAACGACTTCGTGACCCTCAAAGACCCGAAGAACCTGATCGCAGCCCAGAACATCGTGCCGTTGATCAACACCGCGAAGGCATCGAGCACGGTCAAGGATGTGTTGAACAAGGTCTCGGCCGCGCTCACCACGGAAGACCTGATCGAGCTGAACGGAGAGAACCAAGGGGCGAATAAGACCCAGCCCGACGTGCTCGCCAAGGAATGGCTTTCGAAGCACGACATCAAGAAGTAG
- a CDS encoding LacI family DNA-binding transcriptional regulator has protein sequence MSKRLAEVARKVGVSEATVSRVLNEKAGVSDATREAVLTALDVLGYERPSKLRGERARLVGLVLPELQNPIFPAFAEVICGALAQNGYTPVLCTQTAGGISEADYVELLLQQQVSGVVFVGGAYAQEDASHEHYDRLTHLHLPTVLVNAPVDELDFATVSCDDAVATAQALTHLRSLGHTRIGLLLGPRDHVPSQRKLAAARRIFDGWGVPLDDDLVVHSLYSLEAGQAAASRLLRSGVTAIVCASDPMALGAVRAVRRAGLSVPQDVSIVGYDDSALMNCTEPPLTTVRQPIEPMGRTIIELLLRQISSDSATTDELFFEPELVVRGSTGPVPVGLVATGART, from the coding sequence ATGTCGAAACGTCTCGCCGAGGTGGCGCGCAAGGTCGGGGTGAGCGAGGCCACCGTCAGTCGCGTGCTGAACGAGAAGGCCGGGGTATCCGATGCCACGCGCGAGGCCGTGCTGACGGCGCTGGACGTTCTCGGCTATGAACGTCCGAGCAAGCTGCGCGGCGAACGCGCGCGGCTCGTGGGGCTCGTCCTCCCGGAGCTGCAGAACCCGATCTTCCCCGCGTTCGCCGAAGTGATCTGCGGTGCCCTCGCTCAGAACGGCTACACCCCGGTGTTGTGCACGCAGACGGCGGGTGGCATCTCGGAGGCCGACTACGTCGAGCTGCTCCTGCAGCAGCAGGTGTCCGGGGTGGTCTTCGTCGGCGGTGCGTACGCTCAGGAAGACGCCTCTCACGAACACTACGACCGGCTCACCCATCTGCACCTGCCAACGGTGCTGGTGAACGCGCCGGTCGACGAACTCGATTTCGCCACCGTCTCCTGCGACGACGCCGTCGCCACGGCTCAGGCGCTCACCCATCTGCGCTCCCTGGGGCACACCCGGATCGGGCTGCTGCTGGGACCGAGGGACCATGTGCCGTCGCAGCGCAAACTGGCGGCGGCACGACGGATCTTCGACGGGTGGGGTGTTCCGCTGGACGACGACCTGGTCGTGCACTCGCTCTATTCGCTCGAGGCGGGGCAGGCGGCGGCATCGCGACTGCTGCGCTCCGGGGTGACGGCGATCGTGTGCGCGAGCGATCCGATGGCGCTCGGTGCCGTGCGAGCCGTGCGGCGCGCCGGGCTGTCCGTGCCGCAGGATGTCTCGATCGTCGGCTATGATGACTCGGCGCTCATGAACTGCACGGAACCTCCGCTGACCACAGTCCGTCAGCCGATCGAGCCGATGGGGCGCACCATCATCGAGCTGCTCCTGCGCCAGATCTCGAGCGATTCGGCGACGACCGACGAGCTGTTCTTCGAACCGGAGCTCGTGGTGCGCGGGTCGACGGGGCCGGTTCCGGTGGGGCTGGTGGCGACAGGCGCCCGAACGTGA
- a CDS encoding ABC transporter permease: protein MTDIIAAFAWVLDPAHWGGPSGIGVRLGEHVWYSFLTLILAAVIALPIGFAIGHTGRFRGLAIGVSGALRAIPTLGLVVYLALITLNLSIVPPLIALTILAIPPVLAGAYSGLESVDRRTIDAARAMGMTEMQILVKVELPLSLPLIIGGLRSAALQVIATWTVAAILPVGGLGRFLFDGLSVQNYGEMLGGSILVIVLALITDGLFALIQRLVVPRGVAAGKVEDVRTKDPWRPLGIVVPGRSPN from the coding sequence ATGACCGACATCATCGCGGCGTTCGCCTGGGTTCTCGACCCCGCCCACTGGGGCGGCCCCAGCGGGATCGGGGTGCGGCTGGGCGAGCACGTCTGGTATTCGTTCCTCACGTTGATCCTCGCTGCCGTGATCGCGCTGCCGATCGGCTTCGCGATCGGCCACACCGGGCGGTTCCGAGGGCTCGCGATCGGCGTCTCCGGCGCCCTCCGGGCCATACCGACCCTCGGTCTCGTCGTCTACCTCGCCCTGATCACCCTGAACCTGAGCATCGTTCCGCCGCTGATCGCGTTGACGATCCTGGCGATCCCCCCGGTGCTCGCCGGTGCGTACTCCGGGCTTGAATCGGTCGACCGGCGCACCATCGACGCGGCGCGGGCCATGGGCATGACCGAGATGCAGATCCTGGTCAAAGTCGAGCTTCCGCTCTCGCTACCGCTGATCATCGGCGGTCTGCGCTCGGCCGCCCTGCAGGTCATCGCCACCTGGACCGTCGCGGCGATCCTGCCGGTCGGCGGACTCGGCCGGTTCTTGTTCGACGGTCTATCCGTTCAGAACTACGGCGAGATGCTCGGCGGCTCGATCCTCGTGATCGTGCTCGCCCTCATCACCGACGGTCTCTTCGCCCTCATTCAGCGGCTCGTCGTCCCACGGGGCGTCGCCGCCGGAAAGGTCGAAGACGTCCGCACCAAAGACCCGTGGCGTCCCCTCGGGATCGTAGTTCCGGGACGAAGCCCCAACTGA
- a CDS encoding TetR/AcrR family transcriptional regulator, producing MPKKGSYAKGIAKREEILATALTVFAQRGYRRASLREIAESVGLSQAGLLHHFTSKEDLFAEVLRKRDEVDFSAAEPGADDAFAALVRVVHHNAQVPGLVQLYATISAEAADDDHPGHDYFVERYRSILSQLEQHIRSEQASGRLDADLDPQQIARLGIAVADGMQVQWMLDGTADMAATLDYFWSLIRRLGSPS from the coding sequence ATGCCGAAGAAGGGGTCGTACGCCAAAGGGATCGCCAAGCGGGAGGAGATTCTCGCCACGGCGCTCACCGTCTTCGCCCAACGGGGGTATCGGCGGGCTTCCCTGCGCGAGATCGCCGAATCCGTGGGGCTCAGCCAGGCCGGTCTGCTGCACCATTTCACGTCGAAGGAAGACCTCTTCGCCGAAGTGCTGCGCAAACGCGACGAGGTCGACTTCTCGGCGGCGGAACCCGGGGCGGACGACGCCTTCGCCGCTCTCGTCCGTGTCGTCCACCACAATGCCCAGGTGCCCGGGCTCGTGCAGCTCTACGCCACGATCTCAGCCGAGGCCGCCGACGACGACCACCCCGGACACGACTATTTCGTCGAGCGCTACCGCTCGATACTCTCGCAACTCGAGCAACACATCCGGTCGGAGCAGGCATCCGGCAGGCTCGACGCGGATCTCGACCCGCAGCAGATCGCGCGGCTCGGAATCGCCGTGGCCGACGGCATGCAGGTGCAGTGGATGCTCGACGGCACCGCCGATATGGCAGCAACTCTCGACTATTTCTGGTCACTCATCCGTCGATTGGGCAGCCCCTCGTGA
- a CDS encoding YceI family protein → MKEKPNEHDHRDPGYKAGTWTIDPSHSEVGFSIRHLMISKVKGVFENFDATFVTAENPLESTVSAKAEVASVNTKDKNRDAHLRTGDFFLADEFPHIEFVSTGVRSEGGDFLVDGELTIKGVTRPVTFDFDFGGFGQDPYGNYKAGATAKTKINREEFGLTYNAALETGGMLLGDEVTITLELQAVLAQS, encoded by the coding sequence TTGAAGGAGAAACCGAATGAGCACGACCATCGAGATCCCGGGTACAAAGCCGGAACCTGGACCATCGACCCCTCCCACAGCGAGGTCGGATTCAGCATCCGTCACCTCATGATCAGCAAGGTGAAGGGCGTTTTCGAGAACTTCGACGCGACGTTCGTCACGGCAGAGAACCCGCTCGAGTCGACCGTGAGCGCCAAGGCGGAGGTCGCCTCGGTGAACACGAAGGACAAGAACCGGGATGCGCACCTCCGCACCGGAGACTTCTTCCTCGCCGACGAATTCCCGCACATCGAGTTCGTCTCCACCGGAGTGCGGTCCGAGGGCGGCGACTTCCTCGTCGACGGCGAGCTGACGATCAAGGGCGTGACCAGGCCGGTCACCTTCGACTTCGACTTCGGCGGCTTCGGGCAGGACCCCTACGGCAACTACAAGGCCGGCGCGACCGCCAAGACCAAGATCAACCGCGAAGAGTTCGGTCTGACCTACAACGCGGCCCTCGAGACCGGTGGGATGCTCCTCGGCGACGAGGTCACCATCACCCTCGAACTGCAGGCTGTGCTCGCCCAGAGCTGA
- a CDS encoding DedA family protein, with amino-acid sequence MNEALTWILDLVQSVDPVLRTALAGVGIMLETSILIGLIVPGDTVVLVASTAVGNPVEYVALVIVVIVGALIGESIGFGLGRLFGPKIRASGLGRRIGTSNWERAEAYLAKRGGIAVFLSRFLPVLHSLIPLTVGMSTMRYRTFIAWTAPACTLWALAYVTVGSLAAGSYRELSQELHGAGYVFVAIIAVFLVLALVVKKVLQKREARHMDAPHTDAAARLPEPPHPDEV; translated from the coding sequence GTGAACGAGGCGCTCACCTGGATCCTCGACCTCGTCCAGAGCGTCGACCCCGTCCTGCGCACGGCCCTTGCCGGTGTCGGCATCATGCTGGAGACGTCGATCCTCATCGGGTTGATCGTGCCGGGCGACACCGTGGTGCTCGTGGCCAGCACGGCCGTCGGCAATCCGGTCGAGTACGTCGCTCTCGTCATCGTGGTGATCGTCGGAGCGCTCATCGGTGAGAGCATCGGTTTCGGTCTCGGGCGACTCTTCGGACCAAAGATCCGCGCCAGCGGGCTCGGTCGACGGATCGGCACAAGCAATTGGGAGCGTGCGGAGGCTTACCTCGCGAAGCGTGGCGGTATCGCCGTCTTCCTCTCCCGGTTCCTCCCGGTGCTGCACTCGCTCATCCCCCTCACGGTCGGCATGAGCACGATGCGCTATCGCACCTTCATCGCGTGGACGGCCCCCGCCTGCACACTCTGGGCCCTCGCCTACGTCACCGTCGGTTCGCTCGCCGCGGGAAGCTACCGCGAACTCTCGCAGGAGCTGCACGGGGCCGGCTACGTGTTCGTCGCGATCATCGCGGTCTTCCTGGTTCTCGCCCTGGTCGTGAAGAAGGTGCTGCAGAAGCGCGAAGCCCGCCACATGGATGCCCCGCACACAGATGCGGCAGCCCGGTTGCCCGAGCCGCCGCATCCCGACGAGGTCTAG
- a CDS encoding ABC transporter permease encodes MSWLWSNLDLVWSLTVAHVTLSFFPIVIGFVVSLPIGWVANRYHASRAVILTIGGILYAIPSLPLFIAMPALIGTKILDPINVVIALSLYALALLVRTSADALASVPGDVLQSATAVGFSTWRRFWAVDFPLSGPVLLAGLRVVSVSTVSLVSVGSLVGVSNLGTMFVQGLNQYNNAEVVTGIVAVVVVALVFDVLLVLLGRFLMPWTRLGTSKRVTRRAELKAVTGA; translated from the coding sequence GTGAGTTGGCTGTGGTCGAATCTCGACCTGGTCTGGTCTCTCACGGTCGCTCATGTGACACTGAGCTTCTTCCCGATCGTGATCGGCTTCGTCGTCTCGTTGCCGATCGGCTGGGTGGCGAACCGGTACCACGCGAGCCGGGCGGTCATCCTGACGATCGGCGGCATTCTGTACGCCATCCCGTCCCTTCCGCTGTTCATCGCGATGCCGGCGCTGATCGGTACCAAGATCCTCGATCCGATCAACGTCGTCATCGCGCTCAGCCTCTATGCGCTCGCCCTGCTGGTGCGAACCAGTGCAGACGCCCTGGCCAGCGTTCCGGGTGATGTCCTGCAATCGGCGACCGCCGTCGGGTTCAGCACGTGGCGCCGGTTCTGGGCGGTCGACTTCCCGCTTTCCGGTCCGGTGCTGCTCGCGGGGCTCCGCGTCGTTTCGGTCAGCACGGTGAGCCTGGTGAGCGTCGGCTCGCTGGTCGGTGTGTCCAACCTCGGCACGATGTTCGTGCAGGGGCTCAACCAGTACAACAATGCGGAGGTCGTGACCGGCATCGTCGCCGTCGTCGTCGTCGCGCTGGTGTTCGATGTGCTGCTGGTGCTGCTCGGCCGTTTTCTGATGCCATGGACGCGGCTCGGAACCTCCAAGCGCGTGACCCGCCGCGCCGAGCTGAAGGCGGTGACGGGAGCATGA
- a CDS encoding TetR/AcrR family transcriptional regulator encodes MPINDLVAGQNPTGAPLVRTEPIQERSAARIDALLDAAAEVVDEIGFDRLTTAMVAERAGASIGTVYRYFPDRIVLLQALRDRAVQRYRSAVVETIREAAPEHWWNAVECAIDAYVAMFRAEPGFRIIRFTDAERSGLSDEGAGEEEDFFAHRFAEILSDEFGLPAGDELKFRLEIVVELSDSLINRAFLLDADGDERFIEEARVVAREYLAKRYGDGE; translated from the coding sequence GTGCCCATCAATGATCTCGTGGCAGGCCAGAACCCGACAGGGGCGCCGTTGGTGCGCACCGAGCCGATTCAGGAGCGGAGTGCTGCGCGAATCGACGCGCTGCTCGACGCCGCGGCCGAGGTCGTCGACGAGATCGGATTCGACCGGCTGACGACCGCGATGGTGGCCGAGCGCGCCGGTGCGTCGATTGGAACTGTCTACCGCTACTTCCCGGACCGCATCGTGCTGCTGCAGGCATTGCGCGACCGGGCCGTGCAGCGTTACCGTTCCGCGGTGGTCGAGACGATCCGCGAGGCAGCACCGGAGCACTGGTGGAACGCCGTCGAGTGCGCCATCGACGCGTATGTGGCGATGTTCCGGGCGGAGCCGGGCTTCCGCATCATCCGGTTCACCGACGCCGAGCGTTCAGGGCTGAGCGACGAGGGGGCCGGTGAAGAGGAAGACTTCTTCGCCCACCGGTTCGCCGAGATCCTCTCGGACGAGTTCGGCCTTCCCGCCGGTGACGAACTCAAGTTCCGCCTCGAGATCGTCGTCGAGCTCTCGGATTCGCTCATCAACCGTGCCTTCCTTCTCGACGCCGACGGCGACGAGCGCTTCATCGAGGAGGCCCGAGTGGTGGCCCGCGAGTACCTCGCGAAGCGCTACGGCGACGGCGAGTAA
- a CDS encoding winged helix DNA-binding domain-containing protein gives MTASAADLLRFRLLAHGLEGPTESSPSAVVERMLAVQAQDFGAACWALGIRAPGTTQQDVLAELDAGRIVRSWPMRGTLHFVPPADLGWMLSLTTERMLAGLTLRHRQLELESPDFIRARDVATGAIAGGGSISRAELLSLWEENGIATTGQRGYHLIYYLAQIGVLVWGPAHKTQQSLVLAEEWIAHPRRLDHDEALAEFLVRYLTGHGPATLKDFVWWTKGTVVGTKTALAVAGDRLRSLTVDGVEYWLTSELADRALAPTTAAERAAVVLLPGFDEYIIGYQIRGPVLDPAHADLVVPGGNGVFAPVVLARGRAVGTWKRTTTAKRVTLAPQPFSRPLTAGQLTRLDRGARAYGRFLGLTGTVA, from the coding sequence ATGACAGCAAGCGCCGCCGATCTGCTCCGCTTCCGTCTCCTCGCCCACGGGTTGGAGGGGCCGACCGAGAGCAGCCCCTCGGCCGTCGTCGAGCGCATGCTCGCGGTGCAGGCCCAGGATTTCGGTGCCGCATGCTGGGCACTCGGCATCCGCGCGCCCGGCACCACGCAACAGGATGTGCTCGCTGAACTCGACGCTGGACGCATCGTGCGCTCCTGGCCGATGCGCGGCACCCTCCACTTCGTGCCACCAGCCGACCTCGGGTGGATGCTCTCCCTCACCACCGAACGGATGCTGGCCGGTCTCACCCTGCGTCACCGCCAGCTCGAACTCGAGTCGCCCGACTTCATCCGGGCCCGCGACGTGGCGACCGGCGCGATCGCCGGCGGCGGCAGCATCTCTCGGGCCGAGCTCCTGTCGCTCTGGGAGGAGAACGGCATCGCGACCACCGGTCAGCGCGGCTACCACCTCATCTACTATCTGGCCCAGATCGGTGTGCTCGTCTGGGGCCCCGCGCACAAGACGCAGCAGTCGCTCGTGCTGGCCGAGGAGTGGATCGCTCACCCGCGACGGCTCGACCACGACGAGGCTCTCGCTGAGTTCCTCGTGAGGTATCTCACCGGGCACGGACCGGCGACGCTCAAGGATTTCGTCTGGTGGACCAAGGGCACCGTCGTCGGCACCAAGACAGCGCTCGCGGTGGCCGGTGACCGACTCCGTTCACTGACCGTCGACGGCGTGGAGTACTGGCTCACCAGCGAGCTCGCCGACCGGGCGCTCGCACCCACGACGGCCGCAGAGAGGGCCGCGGTCGTCCTCCTGCCTGGCTTCGACGAGTACATCATCGGCTACCAGATCCGCGGGCCGGTGCTCGACCCCGCCCATGCCGACCTCGTCGTCCCGGGCGGGAACGGCGTCTTCGCCCCGGTCGTCCTCGCACGGGGTCGAGCCGTCGGCACCTGGAAGCGCACGACGACCGCGAAACGGGTGACCCTCGCTCCGCAGCCGTTCAGTCGCCCGCTCACCGCAGGTCAGCTCACCCGGCTCGACCGTGGTGCGCGGGCCTACGGTCGCTTCCTGGGTCTCACCGGAACCGTCGCCTGA